The Neisseria sicca genome includes a window with the following:
- a CDS encoding oligopeptide:H+ symporter, with product MSDNYSARKGKTFFGHPIQLSTLFHIELWERFSFYGMQGILLIYLYYTADKGGLGMDKSLAGGIVGAYGGSVYLSTILGAWLADRIWGAEKTLFISGIVVMLGHIVLAIAPSLYGLLCGLVLIALGSGGVKSSASSMVGSLYEADDMKPLRDAGFSIFYISINIGGFLGPLLTGLLQTEMGFHYGFGAAAVGMAFGLWRYSVGRKLLPHTPAPNPLRPEKVKTAVAVGVLIVLVVGSLIASDTLNLDNFSKFLLGTVILTVIAYFARLLGSSHVSSENKRYITAYIPLFLTICLFWAVWFQVYTVATVYFDETVDRTLGNWTVPVAWKDSIQSMWVVLFSGVMAAIWTKMGRHQPKTPLKFALAMLVVGISYLGFVPYISSGTPMPIIVFALILLAITIGELMISPISLSISTKIAPPMFKTQMVALNFLGLSLGFTLGGVLFKEGFNDKAPLDFYWMLCGIGVITGVVLLLLVPVLNRMLKGAD from the coding sequence ATGTCTGACAACTACTCCGCCCGCAAGGGAAAAACCTTCTTCGGGCATCCTATCCAGCTTTCCACCCTGTTCCACATCGAATTGTGGGAACGTTTCTCGTTTTACGGTATGCAGGGTATCTTATTGATTTATCTGTATTACACTGCCGACAAAGGCGGTTTGGGCATGGATAAGTCGCTCGCCGGCGGCATCGTCGGCGCGTACGGCGGCAGCGTTTATTTGTCCACCATACTCGGCGCATGGCTTGCCGACCGGATTTGGGGCGCGGAAAAAACGCTGTTTATTTCCGGCATCGTGGTCATGCTCGGACACATCGTTTTGGCAATCGCACCGAGTCTCTACGGGCTGCTGTGCGGCTTGGTGCTCATCGCGTTGGGCAGCGGCGGCGTGAAATCGTCGGCAAGCTCGATGGTCGGCTCGCTTTATGAAGCGGACGATATGAAGCCCCTGCGCGATGCCGGATTTTCGATTTTCTATATCTCCATCAACATCGGCGGCTTTTTAGGCCCGCTCCTGACCGGCTTGCTGCAAACCGAGATGGGTTTCCACTACGGCTTCGGCGCGGCGGCAGTCGGTATGGCTTTTGGATTGTGGCGTTACTCCGTTGGGCGCAAACTGCTGCCGCACACGCCCGCGCCCAATCCTTTGCGTCCTGAAAAAGTGAAAACCGCGGTTGCAGTCGGCGTGCTGATTGTCTTGGTTGTCGGCAGCCTGATTGCGTCAGATACGCTCAATTTGGACAACTTTTCCAAATTCCTGCTCGGTACGGTCATCCTCACCGTCATCGCCTATTTCGCGCGACTGCTCGGCAGCAGCCATGTGTCGTCTGAAAACAAACGCTACATCACCGCCTATATTCCGCTGTTTCTGACTATCTGCCTGTTTTGGGCGGTCTGGTTCCAAGTTTATACCGTGGCAACGGTGTACTTTGACGAAACGGTTGACCGCACATTAGGCAACTGGACTGTACCCGTCGCATGGAAAGATTCCATCCAAAGTATGTGGGTCGTCCTCTTCTCCGGCGTGATGGCGGCGATTTGGACGAAAATGGGCAGACACCAGCCGAAAACCCCGTTGAAATTCGCGTTGGCGATGCTGGTTGTCGGCATATCCTATCTTGGATTCGTACCGTATATCTCGTCCGGCACGCCCATGCCGATCATTGTTTTCGCGCTGATCCTGCTTGCCATCACCATAGGCGAACTCATGATTTCTCCGATTTCGCTTTCCATTTCCACCAAAATCGCCCCGCCTATGTTCAAAACCCAAATGGTCGCACTCAATTTCTTAGGGTTATCATTGGGCTTCACTTTGGGCGGCGTGCTGTTTAAAGAAGGATTCAACGATAAAGCACCGCTGGATTTCTACTGGATGCTTTGCGGCATAGGCGTGATAACCGGTGTGGTATTGTTATTGCTTGTTCCCGTTTTGAATAGAATGCTCAAAGGCGCGGATTAA
- a CDS encoding CinA family protein → MTALQTIAEHLTRRRQTVTCAESCTGGLLAGAFTSIAGSSQWFHQSFVTYSNQAKEERLGVMPDTLLQHGAVSRETVYEMARGAQAVAQADYALSISGIAGPGGGSAAKPVGTVWFGLSTPTESLEQMKIFSGDREAVRNQAVAFALEFLAEHLV, encoded by the coding sequence ATGACCGCGCTGCAAACCATCGCCGAACATCTCACCCGACGCCGACAAACCGTTACTTGCGCCGAATCTTGCACCGGCGGCCTGCTTGCGGGCGCATTCACCAGCATCGCGGGCAGCTCGCAATGGTTTCATCAAAGTTTCGTTACTTACAGCAACCAAGCCAAAGAAGAACGCCTCGGCGTCATGCCTGATACGCTGTTGCAACACGGTGCGGTCAGCCGCGAAACCGTGTATGAAATGGCGCGAGGTGCCCAAGCCGTCGCCCAAGCCGACTACGCCTTGAGTATTTCCGGCATCGCAGGCCCCGGTGGCGGCAGCGCGGCAAAACCCGTCGGGACGGTGTGGTTCGGGTTGTCCACGCCGACCGAATCGTTGGAGCAAATGAAAATCTTCAGCGGCGACCGAGAGGCCGTTAGAAATCAGGCAGTCGCCTTCGCCCTTGAATTTTTGGCGGAACATTTGGTTTGA
- a CDS encoding cupin domain-containing protein codes for MKNIKTQLFTALIGLFATAVPAAETAQGTGKVFEGENYTVIRETLPKGKEIPRHNHPGHTLLVTQTKGSSVFLFDGGKRQELRPGSVLKADGSEYVAIKITDDSELVIVLVKDGKKAGAE; via the coding sequence ATGAAAAACATCAAAACCCAACTTTTCACCGCTCTCATCGGCCTCTTCGCCACAGCCGTGCCTGCCGCTGAAACCGCCCAAGGCACGGGCAAAGTTTTTGAAGGTGAAAACTACACCGTCATCCGCGAAACCCTGCCCAAAGGCAAGGAAATCCCCCGCCACAACCACCCTGGCCACACCCTGCTGGTTACCCAAACCAAAGGCAGCTCGGTATTTTTGTTTGACGGCGGAAAAAGGCAGGAATTGCGGCCGGGCAGCGTCCTGAAGGCGGACGGCAGCGAATATGTCGCCATTAAAATAACCGACGACAGCGAATTGGTGATTGTGCTGGTGAAAGACGGGAAGAAGGCGGGTGCGGAATAG
- a CDS encoding siderophore ABC transporter substrate-binding protein, producing the protein MKPRFYWAACAVLLAACSPEPTAEKTVSAASQAASTSAATLTVPTARGDAVVPKNPERVAVYDWAALDTLTELGVNVGATTAPVRVDYLQPAFEKAATVGTLFEPNYEALHRYNPQLVITGGPGAEAYEQLAKNATTIDLTVDNGNIRTSGEKQMETLARIFGKEARAVELKAQIDALFAQTREAAKGKGRGLVLSVTGNKVSAFGTQSRLASWIHGDIGLPPVDESLRNEGHGQPVSFEYIKEKNPDWIFIIDRTAAIGQEGPAVVEVLDNALVRGTNAWKRKQIIVMPAANYIVAGGARQLIQAAEQLKAAFEKAEPVAAGKE; encoded by the coding sequence GTGAAACCACGTTTTTATTGGGCAGCCTGCGCCGTCCTGCTGGCCGCCTGTTCGCCCGAACCTACCGCCGAAAAAACTGTATCCGCCGCATCCCAAGCCGCATCCACATCTGCCGCCACGCTGACCGTGCCGACCGCGCGGGGTGATGCCGTTGTGCCGAAGAATCCCGAACGCGTCGCCGTGTACGACTGGGCGGCATTGGATACGCTGACCGAGTTGGGCGTGAACGTGGGCGCAACTACCGCGCCGGTGCGCGTGGACTATTTGCAGCCTGCATTTGAAAAGGCGGCAACGGTGGGGACGCTGTTCGAACCCAATTACGAAGCCTTGCACCGCTACAATCCGCAGCTTGTCATTACCGGCGGGCCGGGCGCGGAAGCGTATGAACAGTTGGCGAAAAACGCGACCACCATAGACCTGACGGTGGACAACGGCAATATCCGCACCAGCGGCGAAAAGCAGATGGAAACCCTGGCGCGGATTTTCGGCAAGGAAGCGCGCGCGGTGGAATTGAAGGCGCAGATTGACGCGCTGTTCGCCCAAACGCGCGAAGCCGCCAAAGGCAAAGGGCGCGGACTGGTGCTGTCGGTTACGGGCAACAAGGTGTCCGCCTTCGGCACGCAGTCGCGGTTGGCCAGCTGGATACACGGCGACATCGGCCTGCCGCCCGTGGATGAATCTTTACGCAACGAGGGGCACGGACAGCCCGTTTCCTTCGAATACATCAAAGAGAAAAACCCCGACTGGATTTTCATCATCGACCGCACCGCCGCCATCGGGCAGGAAGGACCGGCGGTCGTGGAAGTGTTGGATAACGCGCTGGTACGCGGCACGAACGCTTGGAAGCGCAAGCAAATCATCGTCATGCCTGCTGCCAACTATATCGTCGCGGGCGGCGCACGGCAGTTGATACAGGCGGCAGAACAGTTGAAGGCGGCGTTTGAAAAGGCCGAACCCGTTGCGGCGGGGAAAGAATAG
- a CDS encoding IS5 family transposase codes for MSTFFRQTAQAMIAKHIDRFPLLKLDQVIDWQLIEQYLNRQRTRYVRDHRGRPAYSLLSMFKAVLLGQWHSLSDPELEHSLITRINFNLFCRFDELSIPDYSTLCRYRNWLAQDDTLSELLELINRQLTAKGLKIEKASAAVIDATIIQTAGSKQRQAIEVDEEGQVSSQTTPSKDKDARWTKKNGLYRLGYKQHTRTDEEGYIEKLHITPANTHECNHLSPLLEGIAEGTTVYADKGYDSAENRQHLKERQLLDGIMRKAHRNRPLTEAQTKRNRYLSKTRYVVEQSFGTLHRKFRYARAAYFGLIKVSAQSHLKAMCLNLLKAANRLSVPVAA; via the coding sequence ATGAGCACCTTTTTCCGGCAAACCGCACAAGCCATGATTGCCAAACACATCGACCGCTTCCCACTATTGAAGTTGGATCAGGTGATTGATTGGCAACTGATCGAGCAATACCTGAATCGTCAAAGAACCCGTTACGTCCGAGACCACCGCGGCCGTCCCGCCTATTCCCTGTTGTCCATGTTCAAAGCCGTCCTGCTCGGACAATGGCACAGCCTCTCCGATCCCGAACTCGAACACAGCCTCATCACCCGCATCAACTTCAACCTGTTTTGCCGTTTTGACGAACTGAGCATCCCCGATTACAGCACCTTATGCCGCTACCGCAACTGGCTGGCGCAAGACGACACCCTGTCCGAATTGCTGGAACTGATTAACCGCCAACTGACCGCAAAAGGCCTAAAAATAGAGAAAGCATCCGCCGCCGTCATTGACGCCACCATTATTCAAACCGCCGGCAGCAAACAGCGTCAGGCCATAGAAGTTGACGAGGAAGGACAAGTCAGCAGCCAAACCACACCGAGTAAAGATAAAGATGCTCGTTGGACAAAGAAAAACGGTTTATACAGACTCGGTTACAAACAACATACCCGTACCGATGAGGAAGGCTATATCGAGAAACTGCACATCACCCCCGCCAATACCCATGAGTGCAACCACCTGTCGCCTTTGCTGGAAGGTATAGCCGAAGGTACGACCGTCTATGCCGACAAAGGCTACGACAGTGCGGAAAACCGGCAACATCTGAAAGAGCGCCAGTTGCTGGACGGCATTATGCGCAAAGCCCACCGCAACCGTCCGCTGACGGAAGCGCAAACCAAACGCAACCGATATTTGTCGAAAACCCGTTATGTGGTCGAACAAAGCTTCGGTACGCTGCACCGTAAATTCCGCTACGCCCGGGCAGCCTATTTCGGACTGATTAAAGTGAGTGCGCAAAGCCATCTGAAGGCGATGTGTTTGAACCTGTTGAAAGCGGCTAACAGGCTAAGTGTGCCTGTTGCTGCCTAA
- a CDS encoding IS30 family transposase — protein MSYTQLTQDERYHIQYLSRHCTIAEIAKQLNRHKSTISREIKRHCIQGQQYSAEKAQKQSRLTKQHRRKPYKLDSQLVQHIDTLIRRKLSPEQVCAYLHKHHGITLHHSTVYRYLRQDKSNGGTLWQHLRICSKPYRKRYGSTWTRGKVPNRVGIENRPAIVDQKTRIGDWEADTIVGKNQKSALLTLVERTTRYTIICKLDNLKAEDTARAAIRVLKAYKARVHTITMDNGKEFYQHTKIAKALKAETYFCRPYHSWEKGLNENTNGLIRQSFPKQTDFRNISDREIRRVQDELNHRPRKTLGYETPSVLFLNLFQPLVP, from the coding sequence ATGAGCTACACACAACTGACCCAAGACGAACGATACCATATCCAATACCTGTCCCGCCACTGCACCATCGCCGAAATCGCCAAACAGCTCAACCGCCACAAAAGCACCATCAGCCGCGAAATCAAGCGGCACTGCATCCAAGGACAGCAATACAGCGCCGAAAAAGCACAGAAGCAAAGCCGGCTGACCAAACAGCACCGGCGAAAACCCTATAAACTCGATTCGCAGCTGGTTCAACACATCGACACCCTTATCCGCCGCAAACTCAGTCCCGAACAAGTATGCGCCTACCTGCATAAACACCACGGGATCACACTCCATCACAGCACCGTTTACCGCTACCTTCGCCAAGACAAAAGCAACGGCGGCACTTTGTGGCAACATCTCAGAATATGCAGCAAACCCTACCGCAAACGCTACGGCAGCACATGGACCAGAGGCAAAGTGCCCAACCGTGTCGGCATAGAAAACCGACCCGCTATCGTCGACCAGAAAACCCGCATCGGCGATTGGGAGGCCGACACCATCGTCGGCAAAAATCAGAAAAGCGCGTTATTGACCTTGGTCGAACGCACTACCCGCTACACCATCATCTGCAAATTGGATAACTTAAAGGCCGAAGACACTGCCCGGGCGGCCATTAGGGTATTAAAGGCATATAAAGCCAGAGTCCACACCATTACCATGGATAACGGCAAAGAGTTCTACCAACACACCAAAATAGCCAAAGCATTGAAGGCGGAAACCTATTTTTGCCGCCCTTACCATTCGTGGGAAAAAGGGCTGAATGAAAACACCAACGGACTCATCCGACAATCTTTCCCTAAACAAACCGATTTCCGAAATATCAGCGATCGGGAGATACGCAGGGTTCAAGATGAGTTGAACCACCGGCCGAGAAAAACACTTGGCTACGAAACGCCAAGTGTTTTATTCTTAAATCTGTTCCAACCACTGGTACCCTAG
- a CDS encoding prolyl oligopeptidase family serine peptidase, whose protein sequence is MKSYPDSYLHFENLDAPETQNFAAEAHAETRARFLENDKARALSDGILAQMQDTRQIPFCQEHRARMYHFHQDAEYPKGVYRVCTAATYRSGYPEWKILFSVADFDELLGDDVYLGGVSHLVEQPNRALLTLSKSGGDTAYTLEVDLEAGGLVEGGFHFPAGKNHVSWRDENSVWVCPAWDERQLTESGYPREVWLVERGKSFEESLPVYQIGEDGMMVNAWRYLDPQGSPIDLIEASDGFYTKTYLQVSSEGEAKPLNLPADCDVVGYLAGHLLLTLRKDWNRANQSYPSGALVAVKLNRGELGAAQLLFAPDETQALESVETTKRFVVASLLENVQGRLKAWRFTDGKWQETELPRLPSGALEMTDQPWGGDVVYLAASDFTTPLTLFALDLNVMELTVMRRQPQQFVSDDLEVRQFWAVSSDGERIPYFHVGKNAAPDTPTLVYAYGGFGVPELPHYLGSIGKYWLEEGNAFVLANIRGGGEFGPRWHQAAQGISKHKSVDDLIAVVRDLSERGMSSPKHIGLQGGSNGGLITAAAFVREPQSIGALVCEVPLTDMIRYPLLSAGASWTDEYGNPQKYEVCKRWLGELSPYHNFSDGINYPPALITTSLSDDRVHPAHALKFYAKLRETSAQSWLYAPDGGGHTGNGTQREAADELACVLLFLKEFLG, encoded by the coding sequence ATGAAATCCTACCCCGATTCCTATCTCCATTTCGAAAACCTCGACGCCCCCGAAACGCAAAACTTCGCCGCTGAAGCGCATGCCGAAACGCGTGCGCGTTTTTTGGAAAACGATAAGGCGCGCGCGCTGTCGGACGGGATTTTGGCGCAGATGCAGGACACGCGGCAGATTCCGTTTTGTCAGGAACACCGCGCGCGGATGTACCACTTCCATCAGGACGCGGAATATCCGAAGGGCGTGTACCGTGTGTGTACGGCGGCGACCTACCGTTCGGGCTATCCTGAGTGGAAAATCCTGTTTTCGGTGGCGGATTTCGATGAGTTGCTCGGCGACGATGTGTATCTGGGAGGGGTGTCGCACTTGGTGGAGCAGCCCAATCGCGCGCTGTTGACCTTGAGCAAATCGGGCGGCGATACGGCTTATACGTTGGAAGTGGATTTGGAAGCGGGCGGGCTGGTCGAGGGCGGCTTTCATTTTCCGGCGGGGAAAAACCATGTGTCGTGGCGCGATGAAAACAGCGTGTGGGTGTGTCCGGCTTGGGACGAGCGGCAGTTGACCGAATCGGGCTATCCGCGCGAGGTGTGGCTGGTGGAGCGCGGCAAGAGTTTCGAGGAAAGCCTGCCGGTGTACCAAATCGGCGAAGACGGGATGATGGTGAACGCGTGGCGTTACCTTGATCCGCAGGGTTCGCCGATTGATTTGATTGAAGCGTCGGACGGTTTTTACACCAAGACGTATTTGCAGGTGTCGTCTGAAGGCGAGGCGAAACCGTTGAACCTGCCCGCCGATTGCGACGTGGTCGGCTATCTGGCGGGGCATCTTTTGCTGACGCTGCGCAAGGACTGGAACCGCGCGAACCAAAGCTATCCGAGCGGCGCGCTGGTGGCGGTGAAGCTGAATCGGGGCGAACTCGGGGCGGCGCAGCTTTTGTTTGCGCCCGATGAAACGCAGGCATTGGAAAGCGTGGAAACGACCAAGCGTTTTGTGGTGGCGAGCCTGCTGGAAAACGTACAAGGCCGTCTGAAAGCATGGCGCTTTACCGATGGCAAATGGCAGGAAACTGAGTTGCCGCGCCTGCCTTCGGGCGCGCTGGAAATGACCGACCAGCCTTGGGGCGGCGACGTGGTTTACCTTGCCGCCAGCGATTTCACCACGCCGCTGACGCTGTTTGCGCTGGATTTGAACGTGATGGAACTGACCGTCATGCGCCGCCAGCCGCAGCAGTTTGTTTCAGACGACCTCGAAGTGCGGCAGTTTTGGGCGGTTTCGTCCGACGGCGAGCGCATCCCTTATTTCCACGTCGGCAAAAACGCCGCGCCCGATACGCCGACGCTGGTTTATGCCTACGGCGGTTTCGGCGTGCCCGAGCTGCCGCACTATCTGGGCAGCATCGGCAAATACTGGCTGGAAGAGGGCAACGCCTTCGTGTTGGCGAACATACGCGGCGGCGGCGAGTTCGGCCCGCGCTGGCATCAGGCGGCGCAGGGAATCAGCAAACACAAAAGCGTCGATGATTTGATTGCCGTCGTGCGCGATTTGTCCGAACGCGGCATGAGTTCGCCCAAACACATCGGTTTGCAGGGTGGCAGCAACGGCGGCCTGATTACCGCCGCCGCCTTCGTGCGCGAACCGCAAAGCATAGGCGCGCTGGTGTGCGAAGTGCCGCTGACCGACATGATCCGCTATCCGCTGCTCTCCGCCGGCGCAAGCTGGACGGACGAATACGGCAACCCGCAGAAATACGAAGTCTGCAAACGCTGGCTGGGTGAATTGTCGCCGTATCACAATTTTTCAGACGGCATCAATTATCCGCCTGCGCTCATTACCACCAGCCTCAGCGACGACCGCGTCCATCCTGCCCACGCGCTCAAGTTCTACGCCAAATTGCGCGAAACCTCCGCGCAATCGTGGCTCTACGCTCCGGACGGCGGCGGACATACCGGCAACGGCACGCAACGCGAAGCCGCCGACGAACTCGCCTGCGTGTTGCTGTTTTTGAAAGAGTTTTTAGGCTAA
- a CDS encoding tetratricopeptide repeat protein, with protein MMDVNDLISAAVQLFNEKKYAEAIEILHQAWDGITDKNTQIPEQIKIQNRLGGCYLEQAINAKDTDKADGLFEQAVWHFQELLQLTKQLEDEQNKIEEQIIAQFRLSFCYLKHAQKTKDTDKADKLFGQAVEYSRKRLELTKQLKDGQDKIHKQIVAQFRLGSCYFEQAKKTKDTNKADKRFGQAVEDFKKELELTEQLEDKQAKIQYQILAQYGLGTCYLEQAQKTKDTDKANKLFEKAVEHLRELLKLTKQLTDKQDRIQQQIYAQFRLGRCYLERIKRSKSTPEAEKFAKCLASKYFSAAYEQLPQLSDEEKEWEKSIRQGLTDIDYLNEDWNSYFEKKKQEIQESLFKGETSQPQDAVATVLAVLHITPIELGFTPMAHYTSPHVCHILFGIGGNETASPMRLGSSTYMNDPSEGKPLLDLLNQQDLELENKADGASHNAFFTCFSSRVNDLNQFRLYGKEGGVEASGCCLVFNKNGDWLREVDVSASFHNPSQKYGQNSDDLPEDGFWNDKYEKLPLYQIAYIAYKDEYIAEKKCGIWLLPQEKLKFGIRLKPVGNEDWHQFRLEKLKEALEELIEFFKDNSAVSDDDKEALEYIRYLFKDFAFRDEEEFRLLVIKPIDSEEIEYCETTQSLYIPYADIRNLADEVILGTNYEKTGNQRKAEVFRYQMKQKCPDVKVSRSTLPINPPNK; from the coding sequence ATGATGGATGTTAATGATTTGATTAGTGCAGCAGTCCAATTATTTAATGAGAAAAAATACGCTGAAGCGATTGAAATACTTCATCAGGCTTGGGACGGGATTACGGATAAAAATACTCAAATTCCAGAGCAAATTAAGATTCAAAATCGGCTTGGCGGTTGTTATTTGGAACAAGCCATAAATGCCAAAGATACGGATAAAGCAGACGGACTATTCGAACAGGCCGTTTGGCATTTTCAGGAATTATTGCAGCTTACCAAACAGCTGGAAGATGAACAGAACAAGATTGAGGAGCAAATTATTGCCCAATTTCGGCTTAGCTTTTGTTATTTGAAACATGCCCAAAAAACCAAAGATACGGACAAAGCAGACAAACTATTCGGACAGGCCGTTGAATATTCTAGGAAACGGTTGGAGCTTACCAAACAGCTAAAAGATGGACAGGACAAGATTCATAAGCAAATTGTTGCCCAATTTCGGCTTGGCAGCTGTTATTTCGAACAGGCCAAAAAAACTAAAGATACGAATAAAGCAGACAAACGGTTCGGGCAGGCTGTTGAAGATTTTAAGAAGGAATTGGAGCTTACCGAACAGCTGGAAGATAAACAAGCCAAGATTCAGTATCAAATCCTTGCACAATATGGGCTTGGCACTTGTTATTTAGAACAGGCTCAAAAAACCAAAGATACGGATAAAGCAAATAAACTGTTTGAAAAAGCTGTTGAACACCTTCGAGAATTGTTAAAACTTACCAAGCAACTGACGGATAAACAAGATCGTATTCAACAACAAATCTATGCCCAATTTCGGCTTGGTCGTTGTTATCTTGAACGGATTAAGAGAAGTAAAAGTACACCTGAAGCGGAAAAATTTGCTAAATGTCTGGCTAGCAAATATTTTTCTGCTGCCTACGAACAATTACCACAATTAAGTGATGAAGAAAAAGAATGGGAAAAAAGCATCCGTCAAGGTTTAACGGATATTGATTACCTCAATGAAGACTGGAATTCCTATTTCGAAAAGAAAAAACAAGAAATACAGGAATCGCTTTTCAAAGGGGAGACTTCACAACCGCAAGACGCCGTTGCAACCGTATTGGCGGTTCTCCATATTACGCCGATAGAGTTGGGCTTTACCCCGATGGCGCATTACACTTCGCCCCATGTATGCCATATATTATTCGGCATCGGCGGCAACGAAACCGCCAGTCCAATGCGACTCGGCAGCTCCACCTATATGAACGATCCGTCCGAAGGCAAGCCACTACTGGACTTATTGAACCAGCAAGATTTGGAGTTGGAAAACAAGGCGGATGGCGCGTCCCATAATGCCTTTTTTACCTGCTTCTCCAGCCGCGTCAACGATTTGAACCAGTTCCGCCTGTATGGCAAAGAGGGCGGCGTGGAGGCTTCGGGCTGCTGTCTGGTGTTCAATAAAAACGGAGATTGGCTTAGAGAAGTGGATGTTTCTGCTTCGTTCCATAACCCATCCCAAAAATATGGTCAGAATTCAGACGACCTGCCGGAAGACGGTTTTTGGAATGATAAATACGAAAAACTGCCGCTCTATCAGATTGCTTATATCGCATACAAAGATGAATATATTGCGGAAAAGAAATGCGGGATATGGCTTCTTCCTCAAGAAAAACTGAAATTCGGTATCCGCCTGAAACCCGTCGGAAATGAAGACTGGCATCAGTTCCGCTTGGAAAAATTAAAAGAAGCGTTGGAAGAGCTTATCGAGTTTTTCAAGGACAACTCCGCCGTCAGCGACGACGATAAAGAAGCCTTGGAATACATCCGCTATCTGTTTAAAGACTTCGCCTTCCGCGACGAAGAAGAGTTCCGCCTGCTGGTTATCAAACCAATCGATTCGGAGGAAATCGAATATTGCGAGACGACCCAATCCCTCTATATCCCTTATGCCGATATACGGAATCTGGCGGACGAGGTGATTTTGGGTACGAATTACGAAAAAACCGGCAATCAACGCAAGGCGGAAGTGTTCCGCTATCAGATGAAGCAAAAATGCCCCGACGTCAAAGTCTCCCGCTCGACGCTGCCGATTAATCCGCCGAATAAGTAG
- a CDS encoding DNA ligase, with protein MQGMIPIFAAFFIQTALGADLMLAQEYKDQDIIGWAMSEKLDGVRAYWDGRQLVSRQGYAFTPPKGFTAQFPPYPLDGELYSGRGQFEQISAAVRSSSGDWRGIRLHVFDVPKAQGNLYQRLAVATQWLKTHPNAPITIIPQTKVRDRQHAMDFLKQIEAQGGEGVMLRQPESRYSGGRSSQLLKLKSQYDDECTVTRHYEGKGRNAGRLGAVGCKNRHGEFRIGSGFKDKDRDNPPKIGAVITYRYRGFTQKGTPKFATFVRVRTDR; from the coding sequence ATGCAGGGCATGATACCGATTTTTGCCGCTTTTTTCATCCAAACGGCGCTCGGCGCGGATTTGATGCTGGCGCAGGAATACAAAGACCAAGACATTATAGGCTGGGCGATGAGCGAGAAGCTCGACGGCGTGCGCGCGTATTGGGACGGGCGGCAACTGGTCAGCAGGCAGGGCTACGCGTTCACACCGCCCAAAGGTTTTACCGCGCAGTTCCCGCCGTATCCGCTCGACGGCGAGCTGTATAGCGGACGCGGGCAGTTTGAACAGATTTCCGCCGCCGTACGCTCGTCTTCCGGCGACTGGCGCGGCATCCGACTTCATGTTTTCGATGTACCCAAAGCGCAGGGCAATCTCTACCAGCGCCTCGCCGTCGCAACGCAATGGCTGAAAACGCATCCGAACGCGCCCATCACCATCATCCCGCAAACCAAAGTCCGCGACCGGCAGCACGCGATGGATTTTTTGAAACAAATCGAAGCGCAGGGCGGCGAAGGCGTGATGCTGCGCCAGCCCGAATCACGTTACAGCGGCGGCAGGAGCAGCCAATTATTGAAGCTGAAAAGCCAATACGACGACGAATGCACGGTAACGCGGCATTATGAAGGCAAAGGGCGCAACGCCGGACGGCTGGGCGCGGTCGGCTGCAAAAACCGACACGGCGAATTCCGCATCGGCAGCGGCTTCAAAGACAAAGACCGCGACAACCCGCCCAAAATCGGCGCGGTCATCACATACCGCTACCGCGGCTTCACACAAAAAGGCACGCCGAAATTTGCCACGTTTGTGCGGGTTAGAACGGACAGGTAA
- a CDS encoding MBL fold metallo-hydrolase, translating into MALQAEIIAVTPFRQNCTLLWDDETREAVLTDVGGDVSYLLQELDAKNLTLTAIWLTHGHLDHAGGVVELREHHPVPVIGPHADDEFLLQALPETTAQYGFPVSPAFKPTRWLTEGETLKVGSHAFQVLHIPGHTPGHVVFYCAEAGLLIAGDVLFYETIGRTDFPRGNHADLIHNIRTKLFALPEDTRVIAGHGRMTDIGHEKRHNPFF; encoded by the coding sequence ATGGCACTTCAAGCCGAAATTATTGCCGTTACCCCTTTCCGCCAAAACTGCACCCTTTTGTGGGATGACGAAACCCGCGAAGCCGTCCTGACCGATGTCGGCGGCGACGTTTCCTACCTCCTGCAAGAGCTGGACGCGAAAAACCTCACCCTGACCGCCATTTGGCTGACCCACGGACACCTCGACCATGCCGGCGGCGTGGTGGAATTGCGTGAACACCACCCCGTCCCCGTCATCGGCCCTCATGCGGACGACGAATTTCTGCTGCAAGCCCTGCCCGAAACGACCGCCCAATACGGCTTTCCCGTTTCCCCCGCGTTTAAGCCGACCCGTTGGCTGACCGAAGGCGAAACGCTCAAGGTCGGCAGCCACGCCTTCCAAGTCCTGCACATCCCCGGCCACACGCCCGGCCACGTCGTTTTTTACTGCGCCGAAGCAGGGCTGCTCATCGCGGGCGACGTACTGTTTTACGAAACCATAGGCAGAACCGACTTCCCGCGCGGCAACCACGCCGACCTCATCCATAATATCCGCACCAAACTGTTCGCCCTGCCCGAAGACACCCGCGTCATCGCCGGACACGGCAGAATGACCGACATCGGGCATGAAAAACGGCACAATCCGTTTTTTTAA